One window of Erwinia aphidicola genomic DNA carries:
- the nei gene encoding endonuclease VIII has product MPEGPEIRRAADRLEQAIKGKVLTDVWFAFPALQTYQQALVGERVIAIETRGKALLTHFSNGLTLYSHNQLYGVWRVVDSGTEPASKRVLRVRLAAADKTLLLYSASEIELLDADGLASHPFLQRVGPDVLDMTLTEAQVRERLLSKRFRRRQFSGLLLDQSFLAGLGNYLRVEILWQAALAPQHKAETLNDAQLNALVTALLALPRLSYQTRGQADENHHHGALFRFKVFHREGRACERCGATIERTTLSSRPFYWCPGCQK; this is encoded by the coding sequence ATGCCAGAGGGTCCTGAAATCCGTCGCGCGGCGGATCGGCTGGAACAGGCGATTAAGGGCAAGGTGTTAACCGACGTCTGGTTCGCCTTTCCGGCATTGCAAACTTATCAGCAGGCGCTGGTGGGTGAACGGGTCATCGCAATCGAAACCCGTGGCAAAGCGCTGCTAACTCATTTCTCAAACGGGCTTACGCTGTACAGCCATAATCAGCTGTACGGCGTCTGGCGCGTGGTGGATAGCGGTACTGAACCTGCCAGCAAGCGCGTATTGCGGGTGAGACTGGCGGCAGCGGATAAAACCCTGCTGCTCTATAGCGCTTCGGAAATTGAGCTGCTGGATGCAGACGGGTTGGCCAGCCATCCGTTTTTGCAGCGCGTCGGGCCGGACGTGTTAGATATGACCCTGACAGAAGCACAGGTGCGCGAGCGTTTATTATCAAAGCGTTTTCGCCGACGTCAGTTCAGCGGGCTGTTGCTGGACCAGTCATTTTTGGCCGGGCTGGGAAACTACCTGCGGGTGGAAATTCTTTGGCAGGCCGCGCTGGCGCCGCAGCATAAAGCGGAAACGCTTAATGATGCTCAGTTAAATGCGCTGGTTACGGCACTGCTGGCGCTCCCGCGACTCTCTTACCAGACGCGCGGACAGGCGGATGAGAATCATCATCACGGCGCTCTGTTTCGCTTTAAGGTGTTTCATCGGGAAGGGAGGGCGTGCGAGCGCTGTGGTGCCACCATTGAACGCACCACGCTGTCGTCGCGGCCGTTTTACTGGTGTCCGGGCTGTCAGAAATGA
- a CDS encoding citrate synthase, with amino-acid sequence MADKKATLTLDGEAPIELNVLKGTLGQEEIDVRTLGSKGYFTFDPGFTSTASCESKITYIDGDEGILLHRGFPIDQLALHSNYLEVCYILLNGEAPSAEQFEEFKTTVTRHTMLHEQIHHLFRGFRRDSHPMAVMCGVTGALAAFYHDAMDVNIERHREIAAFRLLSKMPTMAAMCYKYSIGQPFVYPRNDLSYAGNFLNMMFSTPCEEYVVNPVLERAMDRILILHADHEQNASTSTVRTAGSSGANPFACIAAGIASLWGPAHGGANEACLRMLEEISTVEHIPEFLRRAKDKNDSFRLMGFGHRVYKNYDPRATVMRETCHEVLNELGMKDDLLEVAMELEHIALNDPYFIERKLYPNVDFYSGIILKAMGIPSSMFTVIFAMARTVGWIAHWKEMHDDGVKIARPRQLYTGYDQRDFTSNIKK; translated from the coding sequence ATGGCTGATAAAAAAGCAACGCTAACCCTCGATGGCGAAGCTCCTATTGAGCTTAATGTGCTAAAAGGCACATTGGGTCAGGAAGAAATTGATGTCCGCACTCTCGGCTCAAAAGGTTACTTCACTTTTGACCCCGGCTTTACCTCTACTGCGTCCTGCGAATCTAAAATCACCTATATCGACGGCGATGAAGGCATTCTGCTGCACCGTGGCTTTCCGATTGATCAGCTGGCTTTGCACTCCAACTACCTGGAAGTGTGCTACATCCTGTTGAATGGCGAAGCCCCAAGCGCAGAGCAGTTCGAAGAATTTAAGACCACGGTGACGCGCCATACAATGCTGCACGAGCAGATTCACCATCTGTTCCGTGGTTTCCGTCGTGATTCACACCCAATGGCCGTGATGTGCGGTGTAACCGGTGCACTGGCAGCATTCTACCATGATGCGATGGACGTCAACATTGAGCGCCATCGTGAAATCGCCGCTTTCCGCCTGCTGTCGAAAATGCCGACCATGGCCGCGATGTGCTACAAATATTCCATTGGTCAGCCGTTTGTTTATCCGCGCAACGACCTCTCCTATGCCGGTAACTTCCTGAACATGATGTTCTCCACGCCGTGCGAAGAGTACGTGGTGAACCCGGTGCTGGAGCGTGCGATGGATCGTATTCTGATCCTGCACGCTGACCATGAGCAGAATGCTTCCACCTCTACCGTGCGTACTGCCGGCTCTTCCGGGGCTAACCCGTTTGCCTGTATCGCGGCAGGGATCGCCTCCCTGTGGGGACCCGCACACGGCGGCGCCAACGAAGCCTGTCTGCGCATGCTGGAAGAGATCAGCACCGTTGAGCATATTCCTGAGTTCCTGCGCCGCGCCAAAGATAAGAACGATTCGTTCCGTCTGATGGGCTTCGGTCACCGCGTGTATAAGAACTATGACCCGCGCGCCACCGTCATGCGTGAAACCTGCCATGAAGTGCTGAATGAGCTGGGGATGAAAGATGACCTGCTGGAAGTGGCGATGGAGCTGGAACACATTGCGCTGAACGACCCGTACTTCATCGAACGTAAACTCTATCCAAACGTCGATTTCTATTCAGGCATCATTCTGAAAGCGATGGGCATTCCGTCTTCCATGTTTACCGTGATCTTCGCGATGGCGCGTACCGTGGGCTGGATTGCACACTGGAAAGAGATGCATGACGACGGCGTGAAAATTGCCCGTCCGCGCCAGTTGTATACTGGCTACGATCAGCGCGATTTTACGTCGAATATTAAGAAGTAA
- the sdhC gene encoding succinate dehydrogenase cytochrome b556 subunit, producing MGKTVKKQRPVNLDLTTIRFPLTAIASILHRVSGVITFVAIGILLWLLGLSLSSPEGFLQASAVMDSFIAKFIMWGILTALAYHIAGGIRHMMMDFGFLGETLQTGKLSAQIAFGITVVLSILAGVLVW from the coding sequence GTGGGCAAAACCGTGAAAAAACAAAGACCTGTCAACTTGGATCTCACTACGATCCGGTTTCCCTTAACTGCAATTGCGTCCATTCTCCACCGCGTCTCCGGCGTGATCACCTTCGTGGCGATCGGGATTCTGCTCTGGCTACTGGGTCTCTCGCTCTCTTCACCCGAAGGCTTCCTGCAGGCATCTGCCGTGATGGACAGCTTTATCGCTAAATTCATTATGTGGGGCATCTTAACCGCACTGGCGTATCATATCGCCGGCGGCATTCGCCATATGATGATGGACTTTGGCTTCCTGGGTGAAACCTTGCAAACTGGCAAGCTCTCCGCGCAAATTGCATTCGGTATCACTGTCGTGCTCTCAATCCTGGCTGGAGTCCTCGTATGGTAA
- the sdhD gene encoding succinate dehydrogenase membrane anchor subunit: MVSNASALGRNGIHDWLLLRAAAMVMTLYVLYILGFIVMSGTLTYDIWRGFFASSFTKVFTLLTLFSILVHGWIGMWQVLTDYIKPLAMRMMLQLVIVVALLVYAIYGTVVVWGA, encoded by the coding sequence ATGGTAAGCAACGCTTCTGCACTGGGTCGCAACGGCATTCATGACTGGTTGCTGCTGCGTGCTGCCGCCATGGTTATGACCCTGTATGTGCTGTATATCCTCGGTTTTATTGTGATGTCTGGGACCCTGACCTATGACATCTGGCGCGGATTTTTTGCATCCTCCTTTACTAAAGTGTTCACCCTTCTGACGCTGTTCTCCATTTTGGTGCACGGCTGGATCGGCATGTGGCAGGTACTGACCGACTACATTAAACCACTGGCGATGCGCATGATGCTGCAGCTGGTGATTGTGGTTGCGCTGTTGGTATATGCGATTTATGGAACTGTAGTAGTGTGGGGTGCGTAA
- the sdhA gene encoding succinate dehydrogenase flavoprotein subunit translates to MKLPVREFDAVVIGAGGAGMRAALQISQSGQSCALLSKVFPTRSHTVSAQGGITVALGNTHDDNWEWHMYDTVKGSDYIGDQDAIEYMCKTGPEAVTELEHMGLPFSRLEDGRIYQRPFGGQSKNFGGEQAARTAAAADRTGHALLHTLYQQNLKNKTTIFSEWYALDLVKNADGAIVGCTALNIEDGEVVYFKARATVLATGGAGRIYQSTTNAHICTGDGVGMALRAGVPVQDMEMWQFHPTGIAGAGVLVTEGCRGEGGYLLNKHGERFMERYAPNAKDLAGRDVVARSMMIEIREGRGCEGPWGPHIKLKLDHLGKDVLESRLPGILELSRTFAHVDPVKEPIPVIPTCHYMMGGIPTRVTGQALTVNDKGEDVLIPGLFAVGEIACVSVHGSNRLGGNSLLDLVVFGRAAGVHLQESIAEQGELRDATEEEVDASLARLNRWNNNVTGEDPAELRKALQTCMQHNFSVFREGDAMAKGLAELKVLRERLKNARLDDRSPDFNTQRVECLELDNLMETAYATAVAANFRTESRGAHSRFDYPDRDDANWLCHSLYLPQSESMTRREVNMQPKLRAAFPPKARTY, encoded by the coding sequence ATGAAGTTGCCAGTAAGAGAATTTGATGCCGTGGTAATCGGCGCAGGCGGCGCAGGTATGCGCGCCGCGTTACAAATTTCCCAATCGGGCCAGAGCTGTGCCCTGTTGTCTAAAGTTTTCCCAACCCGTTCCCATACCGTGTCTGCGCAGGGTGGTATCACCGTTGCCTTGGGTAATACCCATGATGACAACTGGGAATGGCACATGTACGACACGGTGAAAGGTTCCGACTATATCGGCGACCAGGATGCGATTGAGTATATGTGTAAAACTGGCCCGGAAGCGGTGACCGAATTGGAACATATGGGGCTGCCTTTTTCTCGTCTGGAAGATGGCCGCATCTATCAGCGTCCGTTCGGCGGTCAGTCGAAAAACTTCGGCGGTGAACAGGCGGCACGTACTGCCGCTGCCGCTGACCGTACCGGGCATGCTCTGCTGCATACGCTGTATCAGCAGAATCTGAAGAACAAAACCACTATCTTCTCCGAATGGTATGCGCTGGATCTGGTGAAAAATGCCGATGGCGCTATTGTCGGCTGCACTGCGCTGAATATTGAAGATGGTGAAGTCGTCTACTTTAAAGCGCGAGCCACTGTTCTCGCAACCGGCGGAGCCGGGCGTATTTATCAGTCGACCACTAACGCCCATATCTGTACCGGCGATGGTGTCGGCATGGCGCTGCGAGCCGGTGTGCCGGTGCAGGACATGGAAATGTGGCAGTTCCACCCAACCGGCATTGCCGGGGCGGGTGTACTGGTAACGGAAGGCTGTCGTGGTGAAGGCGGATATCTGCTGAATAAACACGGCGAGCGCTTTATGGAGCGTTACGCACCGAATGCCAAAGACCTCGCCGGTCGCGATGTGGTCGCGCGCTCAATGATGATCGAGATCCGCGAAGGGCGCGGCTGCGAGGGGCCTTGGGGGCCACACATCAAACTGAAACTGGATCACCTGGGCAAAGATGTCCTTGAGTCCCGCCTGCCGGGTATTCTGGAGCTGTCCCGCACCTTTGCTCACGTTGATCCGGTAAAAGAGCCGATTCCGGTCATTCCTACCTGCCACTATATGATGGGCGGTATTCCAACACGCGTGACTGGCCAGGCGTTAACCGTTAACGACAAAGGCGAAGATGTGCTGATCCCGGGGCTGTTCGCCGTGGGAGAAATTGCCTGCGTGTCCGTGCACGGTTCAAATCGACTGGGCGGAAACTCGCTGCTGGATCTGGTGGTATTTGGTCGTGCGGCCGGTGTGCATTTGCAAGAGTCGATTGCCGAACAGGGCGAACTGCGCGATGCCACCGAAGAAGAGGTCGACGCTTCTCTGGCACGTCTCAACCGCTGGAATAACAACGTGACCGGTGAAGATCCGGCAGAACTGCGTAAAGCGTTGCAAACCTGTATGCAGCATAACTTCTCGGTATTCCGCGAAGGCGATGCCATGGCAAAAGGTCTGGCAGAGCTGAAAGTGCTGCGTGAGCGCCTGAAGAATGCCCGCCTGGATGACCGTTCTCCAGATTTCAATACTCAGCGTGTTGAGTGTCTGGAGTTGGATAACCTGATGGAAACGGCTTACGCAACCGCAGTTGCAGCTAACTTCCGTACCGAAAGCCGTGGGGCACACAGCCGCTTCGACTATCCTGACCGTGACGATGCAAACTGGTTATGCCACAGCCTGTATCTGCCGCAAAGTGAAAGCATGACGCGCCGTGAGGTGAACATGCAGCCGAAACTGCGTGCGGCCTTCCCGCCGAAAGCGCGTACATACTAG
- a CDS encoding succinate dehydrogenase iron-sulfur subunit, whose protein sequence is MRLEFSIYRYNPEVDDAPRMQEYTLESEDGRDMMLLDALMRLKEKDPTLAFRRSCREGVCGSDGINMNGKNGLACITPVSALGNGKQKIVIRPLPGLPVIRDLVVDMGQFYTQYEKIKPYLLNNGQNPPAREHLQEPEQREKLDGLYECILCACCSTSCPSFWWNPDKFIGPAGLLAAYRFLIDSRDTETDARLDNLNDAFSVFRCHSIMNCVSVCPKGLNPTRAIGHIKSMLLQRGA, encoded by the coding sequence ATGAGACTCGAATTTTCCATCTATCGCTATAACCCGGAAGTCGACGATGCTCCGCGTATGCAGGAATATACGCTGGAGTCAGAAGACGGCCGTGACATGATGCTGCTGGACGCGCTGATGCGTCTGAAAGAGAAAGACCCGACGTTAGCGTTCCGCCGCTCCTGCCGTGAAGGAGTGTGTGGTTCCGACGGTATCAACATGAACGGTAAAAATGGTCTTGCCTGTATTACCCCAGTCTCTGCATTGGGCAATGGTAAACAGAAGATTGTCATCCGCCCGCTGCCCGGTTTACCGGTAATCCGCGATTTGGTGGTAGACATGGGGCAATTCTATACTCAATATGAGAAAATTAAGCCTTACCTGTTGAATAATGGGCAGAATCCACCAGCAAGGGAGCATCTGCAGGAGCCAGAACAGCGTGAAAAGCTCGATGGCCTGTACGAATGTATTCTTTGCGCCTGCTGCTCCACCTCATGCCCGTCATTCTGGTGGAATCCGGACAAATTTATTGGTCCGGCAGGCCTGCTGGCCGCTTACCGTTTCCTGATTGACAGCCGCGACACCGAAACCGATGCGCGCCTCGACAATCTGAATGATGCTTTCAGCGTTTTCCGCTGTCACAGCATTATGAACTGTGTAAGCGTATGTCCGAAAGGGCTGAACCCAACGCGTGCGATCGGCCATATTAAGTCGATGCTGCTGCAGCGGGGCGCATAG
- the sucA gene encoding 2-oxoglutarate dehydrogenase E1 component: protein MQNSAMKPWLDSTWLAGANQSYIEQLYEDFLTDPDSVDDAWKTLFQQLPGTGVRPEQFHSTTREYFRRLAKDASRYTASVSDPETNAKQVKVLQLINAFRFRGHQQANLDPLGLWKQEDVPDLDPAYHGLSDADFQESFNVGSFAIGKETLKLADLYAALKQTYCGSIGAEYMHITNTEEKRWIQQRLESVVGQASYSVEEKKGFLKQLTAAEGLERYLGAKFPGAKRFSLEGGDALVPMLNEMIRHAGKSGTREVVLGMAHRGRLNVLINVLGKKPQDLFDEFSGKHKEHLGTGDVKYHMGFSSDVETEGGMVHLALAFNPSHLEIVSPVVMGSVRARLDRLDEPSSNKVLPITIHGDAAVIGQGVVQETLNMSQARGYEVGGTVRIVINNQIGFTTSNPKDARSTQYCTDIGKMVLAPIFHVNADDPEAVAFVTRLALDFRNTFKRDVFIDLVCYRRHGHNEADEPSATQPVMYQKIKKHPTPRKIYADKLEAEKVASLEDATEMVNLYRDALDAGECVVPEWRPMSLHSFTWSPYLNHDWDEGYPETIELKRLQELAKRISTVPEAVEMQSRVAKIYNDRAEMAAGNKMFDWGAAENLAYATLVDEGIPCRLSGEDMGRGTFFHRHAVIHNQANGSTYTPLQHVHNGQGIFKVWDSVLSEEAVLAFEYGYATAEPRTLTIWEAQFGDFANGAQVVIDQFISSGEQKWGRMCGLVMLLPHGYEGQGPEHSSARLERYLQLCAEQNMQVCVPSTPAQVYHMLRRQALRGMRRPLVVMSPKSLLRHPQAVSSLEELANGAFQTAIGEIDDLDPQGVKRVVLCSGKVYYDLLDKRRKNEQTNVAIVRIEQLYPFPHKAVQDVLQQYSHVHDFVWCQEEPLNQGAWYCSQHHFREVVPFGASLRYAGRPASASPAVGYMSVHQTQQQDLVNDALNVE from the coding sequence ATGCAGAACAGCGCGATGAAACCCTGGCTGGACTCCACCTGGCTGGCCGGCGCGAACCAGTCCTACATAGAGCAGCTCTATGAGGACTTTTTAACCGATCCTGACTCTGTCGATGATGCCTGGAAGACGCTTTTCCAGCAGCTTCCTGGCACTGGGGTTAGACCTGAGCAATTTCACTCCACCACTCGCGAATATTTCCGCCGTCTGGCGAAAGATGCTTCGCGCTATACGGCCTCTGTTAGCGATCCTGAAACCAATGCCAAACAGGTTAAGGTACTGCAGCTGATCAACGCGTTCCGATTCCGCGGTCATCAGCAGGCAAACCTCGATCCGCTTGGCCTGTGGAAACAGGAAGATGTTCCGGATCTCGACCCAGCCTATCACGGCCTGAGCGATGCAGATTTCCAGGAGAGTTTTAACGTCGGGTCCTTCGCCATTGGCAAAGAGACGCTAAAACTGGCGGACCTGTATGCTGCACTGAAACAGACCTATTGCGGTTCGATCGGTGCGGAGTACATGCACATCACCAACACGGAAGAAAAGCGCTGGATCCAACAGCGTCTGGAATCCGTAGTGGGGCAGGCCTCTTACTCTGTTGAAGAGAAAAAGGGCTTCCTCAAACAGCTGACCGCAGCAGAAGGTCTGGAGCGTTACCTCGGGGCGAAATTCCCGGGTGCCAAACGCTTCTCACTGGAAGGTGGCGATGCGCTGGTGCCAATGCTCAATGAGATGATCCGCCATGCCGGTAAGAGCGGCACGCGCGAAGTGGTGCTGGGTATGGCGCACCGTGGTCGTCTGAACGTACTGATCAACGTGCTGGGCAAAAAGCCTCAGGACCTGTTCGACGAATTCTCCGGCAAGCATAAAGAGCACCTCGGTACCGGCGACGTGAAGTACCATATGGGCTTCTCTTCTGATGTGGAAACCGAAGGCGGCATGGTTCACCTGGCGCTGGCGTTTAACCCATCGCATCTGGAGATCGTCAGCCCGGTAGTGATGGGATCGGTACGTGCCCGTCTCGACCGTCTGGATGAACCGAGCAGCAACAAAGTATTACCGATTACCATTCACGGCGATGCCGCGGTAATCGGGCAGGGCGTGGTGCAGGAAACCCTGAACATGTCCCAGGCTCGCGGCTATGAAGTGGGCGGTACCGTGCGTATCGTGATCAATAACCAAATTGGTTTCACCACCTCAAACCCGAAAGATGCTCGCTCTACGCAGTACTGTACTGATATTGGTAAAATGGTGCTGGCACCTATCTTCCACGTCAATGCCGACGACCCGGAAGCGGTGGCCTTTGTTACCCGCCTGGCGTTGGATTTCCGTAACACCTTTAAACGCGATGTGTTTATCGATCTGGTCTGCTATCGCCGTCACGGTCACAACGAAGCTGATGAGCCAAGCGCCACGCAGCCGGTGATGTACCAGAAAATCAAGAAGCACCCGACACCGCGTAAAATCTATGCTGACAAGCTGGAAGCTGAAAAAGTCGCCAGCCTGGAAGATGCCACGGAAATGGTCAACCTGTACCGTGATGCGCTGGATGCCGGTGAGTGCGTTGTGCCGGAATGGCGCCCGATGAGCCTGCACTCCTTTACATGGTCGCCTTATCTGAACCATGACTGGGATGAAGGTTATCCTGAAACCATCGAACTGAAGCGCCTGCAGGAACTGGCTAAGCGCATCAGTACGGTGCCGGAAGCGGTGGAAATGCAGTCGCGCGTTGCCAAGATTTACAATGACCGTGCAGAGATGGCGGCCGGCAACAAAATGTTCGACTGGGGCGCTGCAGAAAACCTCGCTTATGCCACGCTGGTTGATGAAGGCATTCCATGCCGTCTCTCCGGTGAGGATATGGGGCGCGGAACCTTCTTCCACCGTCATGCCGTCATCCACAATCAGGCTAACGGCTCGACTTACACGCCGTTGCAGCACGTTCATAACGGTCAGGGCATCTTCAAAGTCTGGGACTCCGTCCTGTCGGAAGAAGCCGTGCTGGCATTTGAATATGGTTATGCGACTGCGGAACCGCGCACCCTGACTATTTGGGAAGCGCAGTTCGGTGACTTCGCCAACGGTGCTCAGGTGGTTATCGACCAGTTCATCAGCTCTGGCGAACAGAAATGGGGCCGTATGTGTGGCCTGGTGATGCTGCTGCCGCATGGTTACGAAGGCCAGGGTCCGGAACACTCTTCCGCACGCCTTGAGCGTTATCTGCAGCTTTGCGCCGAGCAGAACATGCAGGTTTGCGTGCCTTCAACGCCAGCACAGGTTTACCACATGCTGCGCCGTCAGGCTCTGCGCGGCATGCGCCGTCCGCTGGTGGTGATGTCACCGAAGTCACTGTTACGTCATCCACAGGCAGTATCTTCACTGGAAGAGCTGGCCAATGGTGCGTTCCAGACGGCAATTGGTGAGATCGACGACCTTGATCCTCAGGGCGTGAAACGCGTTGTGCTGTGCTCCGGTAAGGTCTACTACGACCTGCTTGACAAGCGCCGCAAAAATGAACAAACCAACGTCGCCATCGTGCGTATTGAGCAGCTCTATCCGTTCCCGCATAAAGCGGTGCAGGATGTGCTGCAACAGTATTCCCACGTGCATGACTTTGTCTGGTGTCAGGAAGAGCCACTGAACCAGGGTGCCTGGTATTGCAGCCAGCACCATTTCCGCGAAGTCGTGCCGTTTGGGGCTTCATTACGTTATGCCGGTCGTCCTGCATCTGCATCACCGGCAGTAGGCTATATGTCCGTTCACCAGACGCAGCAGCAAGATCTGGTTAATGACGCGCTGAACGTTGAATAA
- the odhB gene encoding 2-oxoglutarate dehydrogenase complex dihydrolipoyllysine-residue succinyltransferase, with the protein MSSVDIVVPDLPESVADASVATWHKKPGDSVKRDEVLVEIETDKVVLEVPAPADGVLEAILEEEGATVLSRQALGRLKEGNSGGKETSAKAESNDSTPAQRQTASLEEESNDALSPAIRRLIAEHSLDAAAIKGTGVGGRITREDVEKHLAKAPAKAEEPKAAPAAAAPATSLGNRSEKRVPMTRLRKRVAERLLEAKNSTAMLTTFNEVNMQPIMSLRKQYGEAFEKRHGVRLGFMSFYIKAVVEALKRYPEVNASIDGEDVVYHNYFDVSIAVSTPRGLVTPVLKDVDALSMADIEKKIKELAVKGRDGKLTVDELTGGNFTITNGGVFGSLMSTPIINPPQSAILGMHAIKDRPMAVNGQVVIQPMMYLALSYDHRLIDGRESVGYLVAIKELLEDPQRLLLDV; encoded by the coding sequence ATGAGTAGCGTAGATATCGTTGTTCCTGACCTGCCTGAATCCGTCGCCGATGCCAGCGTGGCAACCTGGCATAAAAAGCCCGGCGACAGCGTTAAGCGTGATGAAGTGCTGGTAGAAATTGAAACCGATAAAGTGGTGCTGGAAGTTCCTGCACCTGCGGATGGTGTGCTGGAAGCGATTCTGGAAGAAGAAGGCGCGACCGTGCTTTCTCGCCAGGCGCTGGGTCGCCTGAAAGAAGGCAACAGCGGCGGTAAAGAGACCTCAGCTAAAGCAGAAAGCAATGATTCTACTCCGGCACAGCGCCAGACTGCTTCGCTGGAAGAAGAGAGCAATGACGCACTGAGCCCGGCGATCCGTCGCCTGATTGCTGAGCACAGCCTTGATGCCGCAGCCATTAAAGGCACGGGTGTCGGTGGCCGAATCACGCGTGAAGATGTGGAAAAACATCTGGCTAAAGCACCTGCGAAAGCGGAAGAACCTAAAGCGGCACCTGCTGCTGCTGCTCCAGCAACTTCACTCGGCAACCGTAGCGAAAAACGCGTTCCGATGACGCGCCTGCGCAAACGCGTCGCTGAACGTCTGCTGGAAGCGAAGAACAGCACTGCCATGCTGACTACCTTCAACGAAGTGAACATGCAGCCAATCATGTCACTGCGTAAGCAGTACGGTGAAGCGTTCGAGAAACGTCACGGTGTGCGTCTGGGCTTTATGTCCTTCTACATCAAAGCGGTGGTTGAAGCGCTGAAGCGTTACCCGGAAGTGAATGCCTCCATTGATGGCGAAGATGTGGTTTACCACAACTACTTCGACGTCAGCATCGCGGTTTCCACGCCGCGCGGTCTGGTGACGCCAGTGCTGAAAGATGTTGATGCGCTGAGCATGGCGGATATCGAGAAGAAAATTAAAGAGCTGGCGGTGAAAGGGCGCGACGGTAAGCTGACCGTTGACGAACTGACCGGCGGTAATTTCACCATCACCAACGGTGGTGTGTTCGGCTCGCTGATGTCTACCCCGATCATCAACCCACCGCAGAGCGCGATCCTTGGCATGCACGCCATTAAAGATCGTCCAATGGCGGTGAATGGTCAGGTGGTGATCCAGCCAATGATGTATCTGGCACTCTCTTACGATCACCGTCTGATCGATGGCCGCGAATCTGTCGGCTATCTGGTCGCAATCAAAGAACTGCTGGAAGATCCACAGCGTCTGCTGCTGGATGTCTAA
- the sucC gene encoding ADP-forming succinate--CoA ligase subunit beta encodes MNLHEYQAKQLFARYGLPAPTGYACTTPREAEEAASKIGAGPWVVKCQVHAGGRGKAGGVKVVNSKEDIRAFAENWLGKRLVTYQTDAHGQPVNQILVESATDIDQELYLGAVVDRGTRRVVFMASTEGGVEIEKVAEETPHLIHKMALDPLTGPQPYQGRELAFKLGLTGKQVGQFTKIFMGLATLFLERDLALVEINPLVITKQGDLVCLDGKLTADGNALFRQPELREMRDPSQEDSREAHAAQWELNYVALEGNIGCMVNGAGLAMGTMDIVKLSGGQPANFLDVGGGATKERVTEAFKIILSDDAVKAVFVNIFGGIVRCDLIADGIIGAVAEVGVNVPVVVRLEGNNAELGAKKLADSGLNIIAATSLSDAAQRVVAAAEGK; translated from the coding sequence ATGAACTTACACGAATATCAGGCAAAACAGTTGTTTGCACGGTATGGCTTACCGGCACCAACCGGTTATGCCTGCACCACGCCACGCGAAGCAGAAGAAGCCGCCTCTAAAATTGGTGCCGGCCCGTGGGTAGTGAAATGTCAGGTTCATGCCGGTGGCCGTGGTAAAGCGGGCGGTGTGAAAGTGGTAAACAGTAAAGAAGACATCCGCGCATTCGCTGAAAACTGGCTGGGCAAACGTCTGGTGACCTACCAGACAGACGCACATGGTCAGCCGGTTAACCAGATTCTGGTTGAATCTGCGACCGACATCGACCAGGAGCTGTACCTGGGCGCGGTAGTCGACCGTGGCACGCGTCGTGTGGTGTTTATGGCCTCTACTGAGGGCGGCGTAGAAATTGAGAAAGTCGCGGAAGAAACCCCGCACCTGATCCATAAAATGGCGCTGGACCCGCTGACCGGACCACAGCCCTATCAGGGCCGTGAGCTGGCGTTCAAACTGGGTCTGACCGGTAAGCAGGTTGGCCAGTTCACCAAGATCTTCATGGGTCTGGCAACGCTGTTCCTGGAGCGTGACCTGGCACTGGTTGAGATCAACCCGCTGGTCATCACCAAGCAGGGCGATCTGGTCTGCCTGGACGGTAAACTGACTGCCGACGGCAACGCACTTTTCCGTCAGCCTGAGCTGCGCGAAATGCGTGACCCAAGCCAGGAAGACTCACGCGAAGCACACGCAGCGCAGTGGGAACTGAACTATGTGGCACTGGAAGGTAACATCGGCTGCATGGTAAACGGCGCCGGTCTGGCAATGGGCACCATGGACATCGTGAAGCTGAGTGGTGGCCAGCCAGCTAACTTCCTGGACGTTGGCGGCGGCGCAACCAAAGAGCGCGTCACCGAAGCGTTCAAAATCATCCTGTCTGACGACGCGGTGAAAGCCGTATTCGTTAACATCTTCGGCGGCATCGTACGCTGCGACCTGATTGCTGACGGTATTATTGGCGCGGTCGCTGAAGTGGGCGTGAACGTACCGGTAGTGGTCCGTCTGGAAGGTAACAATGCCGAGTTGGGTGCCAAGAAACTGGCAGACAGCGGCCTGAATATTATTGCAGCAACCAGCCTGAGTGACGCGGCGCAGCGCGTTGTTGCCGCAGCGGAGGGTAAATAA